In Schizosaccharomyces osmophilus chromosome 2, complete sequence, the following proteins share a genomic window:
- a CDS encoding SOCG_00647-like, conserved protein, protein MYLTREGLPEGWVAQWDSQYKCYFYVNEKSQNPTPQWESPVPGFNLPPPSSSSSSPNETTGGERGIFDKLRPNHHSQPSHSHNSNQHSSSGMFSNPLVDKVGGFLGGGLAAQALESVMKHHHKDQRPQQGAYPAAVGTGGGTSTLSNTERPNNSFYERPSSNFESSAGYQEGFGGEGHHKHHKHNYDNFGNLEGSGGIGGPGGSFGSGLPNEGSNGFQERFNGHGRHGYHGGFGASEGMSGFDDPNRFDNYGNDAGRFDGPGKFSGNENNMGHFGGSGGFNRYSNDAGFSNSSGGFNRYWNDMGRPGEFNEFGNGMERPGGFNGYGNDTGRFDGPGGFDGGRRSNW, encoded by the coding sequence ATGTATCTAACGCGTGAAGGATTGCCTGAAGGATGGGTTGCACAATGGGATTCACAGTACAAATGCTACTTTTACGTGAATGAAAAGTCTCAAAACCCTACACCTCAATGGGAGAGTCCTGTTCCAGGATTTAATCTTCCTCccccttcttcttcttcttcttctccaaATGAAACCACGGGTGGAGAGCGTGGTATATTTGACAAACTTCGACCAAATCATCACAGCCAGCCATCGCATTCTCATAATAGCAACCAGCATTCATCTTCTGgaatgttttcaaatcctCTGGTTGACAAGGTGGGCGGTTTCCTTGGGGGTGGTTTGGCTGCACAGGCTTTAGAAAGTGTTATGAAACACCATCATAAGGATCAACGCCCTCAGCAGGGTGCTTACCCCGCTGCCGTTGGTACTGGCGGCGGCACGAGCACTTTATCCAACACGGAAAGACCCAATAACTCCTTTTATGAGAGACCTAGCTCGAACTTTGAAAGCTCTGCTGGCTATCAGGAAGGGTTTGGAGGTGAGGGTCACCATAAACATCACAAGCACAATTACGACAATTTTGGTAACTTGGAGGGATCTGGAGGAATTGGTGGTCCCGGTGGATCATTTGGTTCTGGACTTCCAAACGAAGGTTCAAATGGTTTTCAAGAAAGATTTAACGGTCATGGTCGCCATGGATATCATGGTGGATTCGGCGCTTCCGAAGGTATGAGCGGATTCGACGATCCTAATAGATTCGATAATTATGGAAACGACGCGGGACGTTTTGATGGTCCTGGAAAATTCAGCGGTAATGAAAACAACATGGGACACTTTGGCGGTTCTGGAGGATTCAATCGCTATAGTAATGATGCGGGGTTTTCCAATAGTTCCGGCGGATTCAATCGTTATTGGAACGACATGGGGCGGCCTGGTGAATTCAATGAGTTTGGAAATGGTATGGAACGTCCTGGCGGTTTCAATGGGTATGGAAATGATACGGGGCGTTTCGATGGTCCTGGTGGTTTTGACGGAGGTCGTCGCTCTAATTGGTGA
- a CDS encoding But2 family protein, with protein MKFSLSSVFLTLLGASSTLASPITKQAMSPEQSFGVLTLHSGNINVHQKEFYVGQSGYVFLSQYDNADNYAKFSLKNNQLYHNNDTALIEQGGALAFKSSGPAVTGFDANAPTNIGYELQLNGTSPVACPVPSDQQVFQVYYGQVKNSTDCVGIDTVAVSF; from the coding sequence atgAAGTTTTCCTTGTCTAGCGTCTTTCTTACTCTTCTTGGAGCCTCTTCTACTTTGGCTTCTCCTATCACCAAGCAGGCCATGTCTCCTGAGCAAAGCTTTGGTGTTCTCACTCTTCACTCTGGAAACATCAATGTCCACCAAAAGGAATTCTATGTTGGTCAATCGGGCTATGTCTTTTTAAGTCAATACGACAATGCTGACAACTACGCAAAGTTCAGTCTCAAGAATAACCAATTGTACCATAACAACGATACTGCTTTGATTGAACAAGGCGGTGCTCTTGCTTTCAAGTCCTCTGGCCCTGCTGTTACCGGCTTCGACGCTAACGCACCCACAAACATTGGCTACGAGTTACAGTTGAACGGTACTAGCCCGGTCGCTTGCCCTGTTCCCAGCGACCAACAAGTTTTCCAAGTTTACTATGGCCAAGTCAAGAATAGCACTGATTGTGTCGGCATCGACACTGTGGCTGTTAGCTTTTAA
- the mal1 gene encoding maltase alpha-glucosidase Mal1, with amino-acid sequence MKIVPSEKIQPVWWRETSVYQIYPASFKDENGDGFGDLQGILSKLDYLKGLNVESIWLSPIYPSPLKDMGYDVSNYKEIDSRYGSLQDINVLAKELHKRGMKLVMDLVLNHTSDQHDWFKESRSSKTNSKRDWYIWRPAKYNKDGKRLPPNNWRSYFDTSAWEWDETTQEYFLHLWAPEQPDINWESPELRKAIYDIVRYWLDRGVDGFRLDVINMISKNQEFPDALVTDDRYDYQMGYKYYANGPRIHEYLKELGQILHEYNAFSVGEMPHVEDTDEVLRVVGADRRELTMIFQFDLVSLDLVPGKHKYVEGTWKLSDLKKSVKKWQSIYLTGGGWNASFIENHDQPRTVSRYLSDSPEHRAHSSKLMALFIVFQGGTPFVYQGQELALANIPRDWSISEYVDVETQNFWKLFMSGNPTQEEIQKTMDIVNMRARDNGRTPMHWDSSPNGGFCPKDVKPWMRVTEDFNEWNASSQVGKPDSVYSFWSASLGYRKAMKDAVVYGSFELLSEEDPSIVAFVRESNSTVLAVILNFTDKSVSYECPLQIGGFQVLLNNYEDLVIKENVIHLNPYQGVLFKKSLST; translated from the coding sequence atgaaaattgtGCCCAGTGAAAAGATTCAGCCTGTTTGGTGGAGAGAAACCTCGGTGTACCAAATATATCCAGCATCTTTTAAAGACGAAAACGGAGATGGCTTTGGTGACTTGCAGGGTATATTGTCGAAATTGGATTATTTGAAAGGATTAAACGTTGAATCCATTTGGCTGTCGCCTATTTATCCCTCGCCTCTTAAGGATATGGGTTACGATGTGTCAAACTACAAAGAAATTGACTCCCGATATGGGTCTCTACAAGATATAAACGTTCTAGCAAAGGAGCTCCATAAGCGCGGTATGAAACTTGTTATGGACTTGGTACTTAACCATACTTCGGATCAGCACGATTGGTTTAAAGAATCCCGCTCCTCTAAAACGAATTCCAAACGAGATTGGTATATTTGGAGGCCCGCAAAGTATAATAAAGATGGCAAGCGCTTACCTCCCAATAATTGGAGAAGCTACTTTGATACTTCTGCTTGGGAATGGGATGAAACTACCCAAGAATACTTTTTGCATCTTTGGGCACCCGAACAACCCGATATCAATTGGGAAAGCCCAGAATTACGCAAGGCAATTTATGACATTGTCCGCTACTGGCTAGATCGTGGAGTCGATGGTTTCCGTTTGGATGTCATCAACATGATCAGCAAGAACCAAGAATTCCCAGATGCACTTGTAACGGATGATCGCTACGATTATCAAATGGGCTACAAGTACTACGCTAACGGTCCCAGGATTCAtgaatatttaaaagaacTCGGACAAATCCTCCATGAGTACAACGCTTTTTCTGTAGGTGAAATGCCTCATGTGGAAGATACGGATGAGGTTCTACGTGTTGTCGGAGCTGATCGCCGAGAGCTTACCATGATTTTTCAGTTTGACTTGGTTAGTCTGGATTTGGTTCCAGGAAAGCACAAGTATGTTGAGGGTACCTGGAAGCTTTCAGACCTGAAGAAGTCTGTCAAAAAGTGGCAGTCTATATACTTGACAGGCGGAGGTTGGAACGCTAGCTTTATTGAAAACCATGATCAACCACGAACAGTTTCTCGCTACTTGTCGGATTCACCTGAACATAGAGCGCATAGCTCCAAGCTTATGGCCCTCTTCATTGTCTTCCAAGGTGGCACACCTTTTGTCTACCAAGGTCAAGAGCTAGCGCTTGCCAATATTCCGAGAGATTGGTCCATTTCTGAATATGTAGACGTGGAAACACAgaatttttggaagcttttcaTGAGCGGCAACCCTActcaagaagaaatacaaaaaacCATGGATATTGTTAACATGAGAGCTCGTGACAATGGTCGTACTCCTATGCACTGGGACAGCTCGCCCAACGGTGGATTTTGCCCAAAAGACGTTAAGCCTTGGATGAGGGTGACGGAAGATTTTAATGAATGGAACGCTTCCAGTCAAGTAGGAAAGCCAGATAGCGTCTACTCCTTCTGGTCAGCTTCTCTTGGTTACAGGAAAGCCATGAAGGATGCTGTTGTTTATGGATCCTTTGAACTACTTTCCGAAGAAGACCCTTCCATCGTGGCCTTTGTGCGTGAATCGAATTCCACCGTATTGGCAGTCATATTAAATTTTACTGATAAGAGTGTCTCTTATGAATGTCCTTTGCAAATCGGAGGATTCCAAGTGCTTTTAAATAACTATGAGGATCTAGtgataaaagaaaatgtcaTTCACTTAAATCCCTATCAGGGagttctttttaaaaaatcccTCTCTACATAA
- the wtf25 gene encoding wtf meiotic driver (syntenic with wtf32 in CBS 15792) encodes MKNKYTPFSDSDDSSKTLNDEKADSRSSPSDGTPPPYSASNKFIDLEMADGSAQNSAQDTVNNTRSSSMDKWQIIMYLLFFTSFVYIIFYAILLVLFFTSKVSVNAQALWGLSAGCAASFALFLFAITQMPKEWFTQAKKGLTQAGRLTKNVLSAMCISVLCVCFLDVLGFTVYYAAKKFTGFEKINNNFFYAVCFVNFVLFLYLTMNANARERLRLVVVDMGNGMSGLGNGINGLGNGINGLGNGINGLGHGLGNAVVHMFGTNRGDEAPRNEEIELQPLAGQRAEV; translated from the exons atgaaaaacaaatatactcctttttcagattctgatgactcttccaaaacgctcaatgatgaaaaggcaGATAGTCGGTCGTCTCCTTCAGATGGTACGCCTCCTCCGTATTCAG cttcaaacaaatttattgatttaGAAATGGCTGATGGATCCGCTCAAAATTCCGCCCAAGATACTGTTAATAATACTAGGTCGAGTTCGATGGATAAGTGGCAGATAATAATGtacttgttgttttttacaTCTTTTGTgtatattatattttatgctattcttcttgtgttattttttacttcCAAGGTTTCTGTGAATGCACAAGCCCTTTGGGGGCTTTCTGCTGGCTGTGCAGCATCCTTTGCATTGTTTCTGTTTG CAATAACTCAAATGCCTAAAGAATGGTTCACGCAGGCCAAAAAAGGGCTCACGCAAGCTGGAAGATTAACCAAAAACGTATTGTCAGCTATGTGTATCTCAGTATTATGTGTGTGTTTTCTCGACGTCCTCGGTTTCACCGTGTATTATGCTGCAAAGAAGTTCacaggatttgaaaagataaacaataattttttctatgctgtttgttttgttaactttgtcttgtttctttatttgacGA TGAATGCAAATGCGCGTGAACGACTTAGATTAGTAGTCGTCGATATGGGAAACGGCATGAGTGGCTTAGGAAACGGCATAAATGGCTTAGGAAACGGCATAAATGGCTTAGGAAACGGAATAAATGGCTTGGGACACGGCTTGGGAAATGCTGTGGTTCATATGTTCG gaacaaaTCGAGGAGATGAAGCACCTCGtaacgaagaaatcgaaCTTCAACCTCTTGCTGGGCAAAGGGCTGAAGTTTGA